One region of Termitidicoccus mucosus genomic DNA includes:
- a CDS encoding sulfatase, translating to MHTRPLIPLTAAAALSALQTFAPSASAADRPNILWIVAEDFSFNYAGAYGDPLARTPNFDRLAARGILYERAYSTAPVCAPARSSIIAGCYAGSLGTQHMRSQRALQPGVRFFPEFLREAGYYCTNNAKTDYNTATSAAAAWDESSKTAHWRNRKPGQPFFAVFNTELSHESRIFERVALVTDPARVRVPAYLPDTPEIRADLAQYYDCVHRADDALGKVLAQLDADGLADDTIVFYYSDNGGVLPRSKRFLYDNGTHVALAMYFPDKYRHLAPAAPGSRSRELVNFTDLAPTVLSLAGLPLAPQFQGRAIAGPGRAPAPRYIHTLRDRMDERYDLSRAVTDGRYLYIRHYMPHRPSGQHLFTLWRSASMQKWDELFRAGKLNAAQRAFFEPKPSEELFDCEADPDNVRNLAADSAHREKLLELRAANRAHLLAIRDTGFFPEPMMIALAGDHSPREIAASDEHYPLPRILDLVDALQLENKPGAQRLHDPAPVMRYWSIIAALARGPVSDVATLLADAEPAVRVAAAEALLRRDSNHAAAWRALAAALDETHPRELRLLALNALAHLPTPPAELRTQIEAIVTENAAKKNAKADEYVPRAARYLTNIKYKSY from the coding sequence ATGCACACCCGGCCTCTCATTCCCCTCACCGCCGCCGCTGCGCTTTCAGCTCTCCAGACTTTTGCTCCATCCGCATCCGCCGCCGATCGCCCAAACATTCTCTGGATCGTCGCCGAGGATTTCTCCTTCAACTATGCCGGCGCCTACGGAGACCCGCTCGCGCGCACGCCGAACTTCGACCGCCTCGCCGCCCGCGGTATTCTCTACGAACGGGCCTATTCCACTGCTCCGGTCTGCGCGCCCGCTCGTTCCTCGATCATCGCCGGTTGTTATGCCGGCAGCCTTGGCACACAGCACATGCGCAGTCAGCGCGCGTTGCAGCCCGGCGTGCGCTTCTTCCCCGAGTTCCTTCGTGAAGCAGGCTACTACTGCACCAACAACGCGAAAACCGATTACAACACCGCCACGTCTGCCGCCGCAGCGTGGGATGAATCCAGCAAGACCGCCCACTGGCGCAACCGCAAACCCGGCCAGCCTTTCTTCGCCGTTTTCAACACCGAACTCTCGCACGAGAGCCGCATCTTCGAGCGCGTCGCTCTCGTCACCGACCCTGCGCGCGTGCGCGTTCCCGCCTACTTGCCCGACACGCCCGAGATCCGCGCTGACCTCGCCCAATACTACGACTGCGTTCATCGCGCCGACGACGCCCTCGGCAAAGTCCTCGCGCAACTCGACGCCGACGGCCTCGCCGACGATACCATCGTCTTCTACTATTCAGACAACGGCGGCGTGCTTCCCCGCAGCAAACGCTTCCTCTACGACAACGGCACGCATGTCGCGCTCGCCATGTATTTCCCCGACAAATACAGGCATCTTGCTCCCGCCGCCCCCGGCTCGCGCTCTCGCGAACTCGTCAATTTCACCGACCTCGCCCCCACCGTCCTCTCCCTCGCCGGGCTTCCCCTCGCGCCGCAATTCCAAGGCCGCGCCATCGCCGGTCCCGGCCGTGCTCCGGCACCGCGCTACATTCACACTCTGCGCGACCGCATGGACGAACGTTATGACCTCTCACGCGCCGTCACTGACGGGCGCTACCTTTACATCCGCCACTACATGCCCCATCGGCCCTCTGGCCAGCACCTCTTCACGCTCTGGCGCTCCGCCTCGATGCAAAAATGGGACGAACTTTTCCGCGCCGGCAAACTCAATGCCGCCCAACGCGCCTTCTTTGAGCCCAAGCCGTCCGAGGAACTCTTCGACTGCGAAGCCGATCCTGACAACGTCCGCAATCTCGCCGCCGACTCCGCGCATCGTGAAAAACTCCTCGAGCTCCGCGCCGCCAACCGCGCCCACCTCCTCGCCATCCGCGACACCGGCTTTTTCCCCGAGCCCATGATGATCGCCCTCGCCGGCGACCACTCCCCGCGCGAAATCGCGGCCAGCGACGAACACTATCCGCTTCCCCGCATCCTCGACCTCGTTGATGCGCTCCAATTGGAAAACAAACCCGGCGCCCAACGCCTCCACGATCCCGCCCCCGTGATGCGCTACTGGTCAATTATCGCCGCGCTCGCGCGCGGTCCCGTATCCGATGTCGCTACGCTTCTTGCCGACGCCGAGCCTGCGGTGCGTGTCGCCGCTGCCGAGGCGCTTCTGCGCCGCGACTCCAACCACGCCGCCGCTTGGCGTGCGCTCGCCGCGGCGCTGGACGAAACCCACCCCCGCGAACTTCGCCTTCTCGCCTTGAACGCCCTTGCCCATCTCCCCACGCCGCCGGCCGAACTCCGCACGCAAATCGAAGCCATCGTCACCGAAAACGCCGCCAAAAAAAACGCCAAGGCAGACGAATACGTCCCCCGCGCCGCGCGTTATCTCACCAACATCAAATATAAATCCTATTAA
- a CDS encoding sulfatase yields MPRIRTLTALSAAATFLPAVQPHASPATAGPQNLNVLFIVSDDLKPVLGCYGDPVVRTPNIDRLAERGLVFQRAYAQQAVCSPSRTSLLTGRRPDTTKVYDLVTHFREAIPDVVTLPQYFKQHGYTTQSLGKIFHPGYDDPQSWTIQNTFKAAARYSPPAREILAKRLAENKPGAKIAGLPWESPDVPDNSLTDGSVATEAVKTLGSLAQARRQNDQPFFLAVGFLVPHLPFSAPKKYWDIYCPEDVRLPENYRRPTAGETPYSRTTWSELRKYAGIPATGPLTDEQARSMIHGYYACVSYLDAQIGRLLDALEQQGLAENTIVVLWGDHGWHLGDHGQWTKHTNFEQATHAPLIISAPGAKTAGQKTRALVEFVDVYPTLAELCGLPAPAGAEGKSLVPLIESPARKWAPAAFSQYLRSGGIMGYSIRTDRHRYTEWLGPNAETLARELYDHETDATEDYNIAGRAEHAALVQQLHAQLEAVLHISTIKRDPTLGTSKAKKKKAARSLPAID; encoded by the coding sequence ATGCCTCGCATCCGCACCCTCACCGCACTCTCCGCCGCCGCCACATTCCTCCCCGCCGTACAACCGCACGCCTCGCCCGCAACAGCCGGACCGCAAAACCTCAACGTCCTTTTTATCGTTTCCGATGACCTTAAGCCCGTCCTCGGCTGTTACGGCGATCCGGTCGTCCGCACACCCAACATCGACCGCCTTGCCGAGCGCGGCCTCGTCTTCCAGCGCGCCTACGCGCAGCAAGCCGTCTGCAGCCCCTCTCGCACCTCGCTGCTTACCGGACGCCGCCCCGACACCACCAAGGTCTACGATCTCGTCACACACTTCCGCGAAGCGATTCCCGATGTCGTTACGCTCCCGCAATATTTCAAGCAGCATGGCTACACTACGCAGTCGCTCGGCAAAATCTTTCATCCCGGCTACGACGACCCGCAATCTTGGACCATTCAAAACACCTTCAAGGCCGCCGCACGCTATAGCCCGCCCGCGCGCGAAATTCTCGCCAAACGTTTGGCCGAAAACAAACCCGGTGCCAAAATCGCCGGGCTTCCTTGGGAATCACCCGATGTTCCCGACAACAGCCTGACCGATGGCTCTGTCGCCACCGAAGCGGTCAAAACACTTGGCTCTCTCGCCCAAGCCCGCCGCCAGAATGATCAGCCTTTCTTTCTCGCCGTCGGCTTCCTCGTGCCGCACCTGCCATTCTCCGCGCCGAAAAAATATTGGGACATCTATTGTCCCGAAGACGTCCGCCTTCCGGAAAATTACCGCCGGCCCACCGCTGGCGAAACACCCTACTCACGCACCACATGGAGCGAACTCCGCAAATACGCTGGCATTCCCGCCACCGGCCCGCTCACCGACGAACAAGCGCGCAGTATGATTCACGGCTACTATGCCTGCGTGAGTTATCTTGACGCGCAAATCGGCCGCCTCCTCGACGCCCTCGAACAACAAGGACTCGCCGAAAACACCATCGTTGTCCTCTGGGGCGATCATGGCTGGCACCTTGGCGACCATGGCCAGTGGACAAAGCACACCAACTTCGAACAGGCCACCCATGCCCCGCTTATCATCTCCGCGCCCGGCGCCAAAACCGCAGGGCAAAAAACGCGCGCCCTCGTCGAGTTTGTCGACGTGTATCCCACGCTCGCGGAACTTTGCGGCCTGCCTGCTCCCGCAGGTGCCGAAGGCAAAAGCCTCGTCCCCCTCATCGAGTCGCCTGCTCGCAAATGGGCGCCCGCCGCGTTCAGCCAGTATCTCCGCTCCGGCGGTATCATGGGGTATTCAATCCGCACCGACCGCCACCGTTACACCGAATGGCTCGGCCCGAATGCCGAAACGCTCGCGCGCGAACTCTACGACCACGAAACCGATGCCACTGAAGATTATAACATCGCCGGACGTGCCGAGCATGCCGCGCTCGTGCAGCAACTTCACGCACAACTCGAAGCCGTGCTTCACATCTCAACCATCAAGCGCGATCCCACCCTTGGCACCAGCAAGGCCAAAAAGAAAAAAGCTGCACGATCACTTCCCGCTATCGACTAA
- a CDS encoding glycoside hydrolase family 28 protein — translation MNRRHFLTTAGIAATTLALRRPLFAQTPSISIAGNSSLGADEAVAAILARIHPPVFPKRDFRIDPSNTADARPAFLEAIRQCNASGGGRVIVPRGEWNLAGPLHLKSNVHLHLEDGAHLRFKTDDPGLYLPVVLTRWEGTEVYNYSPFIYAYQASNVAITGAGLIDGNALDTFVKWRPRQADDQKALRKMGAEGVPLPQRVFGAGHWLRPPLVQFFACSNILIDGPRFINSPFWVTHAIASNNITIRRIHVDSPHINSDGFDPESCTDVLVEDCVFKTGDDCIAIKSGRDQDAWRIGRPSENVVIRRCEMHAPTSGSGLAIGSEMSGGVRNIFAESLRMGSAKSAINIKANLDRGGAVERVAVRGVTVGKTSALIQVTTGYHGYRGGNFPPVFRDLLFENIRCDEAVSPISTVGVPAAKLENVTLRNIRVARAAKPPEIRHVRNYRVENVTINDAPFSSAGAVD, via the coding sequence ATGAATCGTCGCCATTTCCTCACCACTGCCGGCATCGCTGCCACAACGCTTGCCCTGCGTCGCCCCCTTTTCGCGCAAACACCATCCATATCGATTGCCGGCAATTCTTCATTAGGCGCCGACGAGGCCGTCGCCGCAATCCTCGCACGGATCCACCCGCCCGTATTCCCGAAGCGTGATTTCCGTATCGACCCAAGCAATACCGCCGATGCCCGTCCCGCATTCCTCGAAGCCATCCGCCAGTGCAATGCCTCCGGCGGTGGGCGCGTCATCGTGCCGCGCGGAGAGTGGAACCTCGCCGGGCCGCTCCACCTCAAAAGCAACGTCCATCTCCACCTCGAAGACGGTGCGCATCTCCGTTTCAAAACCGACGACCCCGGCCTTTACCTTCCTGTCGTACTCACGCGCTGGGAAGGCACCGAGGTCTATAATTACTCGCCCTTCATCTATGCCTATCAGGCAAGCAATGTCGCCATCACCGGCGCCGGTCTCATCGACGGCAACGCGCTTGACACCTTCGTCAAATGGCGTCCGCGCCAGGCGGATGACCAGAAGGCCTTGCGCAAAATGGGCGCCGAAGGCGTGCCTCTCCCGCAGCGTGTGTTTGGCGCAGGGCACTGGCTGCGTCCGCCGCTCGTGCAATTCTTCGCCTGCTCCAATATCCTCATCGACGGACCGCGCTTCATCAACTCGCCTTTTTGGGTCACGCACGCTATCGCCTCGAATAACATCACCATCCGCCGCATCCACGTGGACAGCCCTCACATCAACAGCGATGGCTTCGATCCTGAGTCCTGCACCGATGTCCTTGTGGAAGATTGCGTATTCAAGACCGGCGACGACTGCATCGCCATCAAATCGGGACGCGATCAGGACGCCTGGCGCATCGGACGCCCTTCGGAAAACGTGGTTATCCGCCGCTGTGAAATGCATGCTCCCACCTCCGGTTCCGGCCTCGCCATCGGCAGCGAAATGTCCGGCGGCGTACGCAACATCTTTGCCGAATCCCTGCGCATGGGCAGCGCCAAATCAGCAATCAACATCAAGGCCAATCTCGACCGCGGCGGCGCCGTCGAACGGGTGGCGGTGCGCGGTGTCACGGTCGGGAAAACCAGTGCCCTTATCCAGGTCACAACCGGTTATCACGGCTACCGCGGAGGAAACTTCCCTCCGGTCTTCCGCGATCTCCTCTTCGAGAACATCCGCTGCGACGAAGCCGTTTCCCCGATTTCCACCGTCGGCGTTCCTGCGGCAAAACTCGAAAACGTCACACTGCGCAACATAAGGGTAGCCCGTGCCGCCAAGCCGCCCGAAATCCGCCATGTCCGGAACTATCGCGTCGAAAATGTCACCATCAACGACGCTCCGTTCAGCTCGGCAGGCGCGGTGGATTGA